One window of the Pseudomonas knackmussii B13 genome contains the following:
- the catC gene encoding muconolactone Delta-isomerase, whose protein sequence is MLFHVKMTVKLPVDMDPAKAAQLKADEKELAQRLQREGKWRHLWRIAGHYANFSVFDLASVEELHDTLMQLPLFPYMDIEIDGLCRHPSSIHADDR, encoded by the coding sequence ATGCTGTTCCACGTGAAGATGACGGTGAAACTGCCCGTCGACATGGACCCGGCCAAGGCCGCGCAACTCAAGGCCGACGAGAAGGAACTGGCCCAGCGCCTGCAGCGCGAGGGTAAGTGGCGACACCTATGGCGCATCGCCGGCCATTACGCCAATTTCAGCGTGTTCGACCTCGCCAGCGTCGAGGAACTGCACGACACCCTGATGCAGCTGCCGCTGTTCCCCTACATGGACATCGAGATCGACGGGCTCTGCCGCCATCCCTCGTCGATCCATGCCGATGATCGCTGA